In a genomic window of Nocardia fluminea:
- a CDS encoding flavin-containing monooxygenase produces the protein MTAPSARHTRVAIIGAGFAGLGVAVRLRQLGITDFVVLERASDIGGTWRDNTYPGAGCDVPSQLYSYSFAPNPDWTHSFSTQPQIQRYVQDVVDRHGVRDSIVLDCEVTAARWNNDTARWEIQTSEGAYTADIMVSAAGPLSAPKLPDIKGITTFRGAMFHSARWDHEFELAGKRVAVVGTGASAIQIVPSIAGEVAQLDLYQRSAPWVLPRMGRKYSWLERLYYRRVPGAQRLARFGVYWVRETFVFWQSKYPPFADFFSLGARLKMWWVIRDRELRRTVTPGYRLGCKRMLISNVYYPALARDNVEVVADGIAEIREQSVVANDGTEREVDAIVLATGFRIADSPTYDLISGRDGRTLSEVFGAEGLSGYKGTTIANFPNMFLMIGPNSALSYTSAIFTIESQINYISDAITTMAAEGLGTVEVKADAQAGYNRDLQRKFDGTVWNAGDCTSWFVDKNGHNATLWPDFSFRFHRMLKTFDVQAYETTPVRTSSAGN, from the coding sequence ATGACCGCACCGTCGGCGCGCCACACCCGCGTCGCCATCATCGGCGCGGGTTTCGCCGGACTCGGTGTGGCTGTTCGACTGCGCCAGTTGGGGATCACCGACTTCGTCGTCCTCGAGCGGGCGAGCGACATCGGCGGTACGTGGCGCGACAACACCTATCCCGGCGCCGGGTGCGACGTCCCGTCGCAACTGTATTCGTACTCGTTCGCACCCAACCCGGACTGGACGCATTCGTTCTCGACACAACCGCAGATCCAGCGGTACGTCCAGGACGTGGTCGACCGGCACGGGGTGCGCGACTCGATCGTGCTGGACTGCGAGGTCACCGCCGCGCGCTGGAACAACGACACCGCGCGCTGGGAGATCCAGACCAGCGAGGGCGCCTACACCGCCGACATCATGGTGTCGGCGGCAGGCCCGCTCAGCGCCCCGAAGCTGCCCGACATCAAGGGCATCACCACCTTTCGTGGGGCGATGTTCCACTCCGCGCGCTGGGACCACGAGTTCGAGCTCGCGGGCAAGCGGGTCGCCGTCGTCGGCACCGGTGCGTCCGCGATCCAGATCGTGCCCTCCATCGCGGGCGAGGTCGCCCAGCTCGACCTGTACCAGCGCAGCGCGCCGTGGGTGTTGCCGCGGATGGGCCGCAAGTACTCGTGGCTGGAACGCCTCTACTACCGGCGTGTTCCGGGTGCGCAGCGGTTGGCCCGCTTCGGCGTGTACTGGGTGCGGGAGACTTTCGTGTTCTGGCAATCCAAGTACCCACCGTTCGCCGACTTCTTCTCGCTCGGTGCGCGATTGAAGATGTGGTGGGTGATCCGGGATCGCGAACTGCGGCGCACCGTCACTCCCGGCTACCGTCTCGGGTGCAAGCGCATGCTGATCTCGAACGTGTACTACCCCGCGCTGGCCCGCGACAATGTCGAGGTCGTCGCCGACGGCATCGCCGAGATCCGCGAGCAGTCCGTCGTCGCGAACGACGGCACCGAGCGCGAGGTCGACGCCATCGTGCTGGCGACGGGCTTCCGGATCGCCGACTCGCCGACCTACGACCTGATCAGCGGGCGGGACGGCCGCACGCTGTCCGAGGTTTTCGGCGCCGAGGGGCTGAGCGGGTACAAGGGCACGACCATCGCGAACTTCCCCAACATGTTCCTGATGATCGGCCCGAACTCCGCGCTGAGCTACACCTCGGCGATCTTCACCATCGAATCCCAGATCAACTACATCAGTGACGCGATCACCACGATGGCTGCCGAGGGGCTGGGCACGGTGGAAGTCAAGGCGGACGCGCAGGCCGGCTACAACCGCGACCTGCAGAGGAAATTCGACGGCACCGTCTGGAACGCGGGCGACTGCACCAGCTGGTTCGTCGACAAGAACGGGCACAACGCCACCCTGTGGCCGGACTTCAGTTTCCGGTTTCACCGGATGCTGAAGACCTTCGACGTGCAGGCCTACGAGACCACCCCGGTCAGAACGAGTTCTGCCGGGAACTGA
- a CDS encoding SpoIIE family protein phosphatase has product MSAVLVAFLDDYSAAMRRHVAAPGQAGLSEGYDLGRRALVEGISLLDLTEHHFRAVAEDAGTQADPRRAEVALEFLLQTMAALDIATRGYLDGTRRYEQQRSRAEDLEGRDAFRTALVESLQDGFFVADDDGTIVEVNSAFGVLTGYGANEVPFPLPHPWALADRTGYPQIGTEAARFVMPVRHRDGRERWLAVSASSLVKQENDERIFVGTVRDVTAEHDAQARDQAASRLATAVGAATSMVEVLAVGLDELRRTMGAETALVAIWPSRTGRPDVYSCGVNPTRGEGEPAPETTGVAPQFTAAPMRQSGPRADGPVVLDDDTQALLDRSRRQSARGLSAITGDEGGVDAVVAPLGETGDAALWVRFGAPRAVSAADWALYSLLVGHLSVALQRARNFDQARATSLTLQRAMLGPIELPPRFSVHYEPALPPLEIGGDWYDVVPLRDGTIGVVVGDCVGRGLSAAVVMGQLRTAARALLLRGAGPAQLLAELDAVASRIPGAMCTTVCAAVLDPERGMVRYSNAGHMPPVLAPPGGPGRILEGGRAVPLATFDTPRRPEATTALPPGATLVLFTDGLVEQRGYDIAEGFVKIAEVLSETGAALPRDVADAVLSRLCPPAGYDDDVAMVVYRQPPEPLSLDFPAAATELAGVRRGLYRWFATAAVPHDLAADLVAAANEACSNSVEHAYRDTEPGRVSLTARCDGDRVVLEISDSGDWIPTPTDPGYRGRGVEMMRVLTEDLTFDHDESGTRVRMWVTLPSITFPTANPLRASSRPPTVSSRQNSF; this is encoded by the coding sequence ATGAGCGCGGTCCTGGTCGCATTTCTCGACGACTATTCGGCGGCCATGCGCCGCCACGTCGCCGCACCAGGCCAGGCCGGCCTCTCGGAGGGTTACGACCTCGGCAGGCGGGCCCTCGTGGAGGGCATCAGCCTGCTCGATCTCACCGAGCATCACTTCCGGGCCGTCGCCGAGGACGCGGGCACGCAGGCCGATCCGCGCCGGGCCGAAGTGGCGCTGGAATTCCTGTTGCAGACCATGGCGGCCCTCGATATCGCCACCCGTGGCTATCTCGACGGCACCCGCCGCTACGAACAGCAGCGCTCCCGCGCGGAGGATCTCGAAGGCCGCGACGCGTTCCGCACCGCGCTCGTCGAATCGTTGCAGGACGGGTTCTTCGTCGCCGACGACGACGGCACCATCGTCGAGGTGAACTCGGCGTTCGGGGTACTCACCGGCTACGGCGCCAACGAGGTGCCGTTCCCGCTCCCACATCCCTGGGCTTTGGCCGATCGCACCGGCTACCCCCAGATCGGCACGGAGGCAGCACGTTTCGTGATGCCGGTACGTCATCGCGACGGCCGCGAACGCTGGCTGGCGGTGAGCGCGAGCTCGCTGGTGAAGCAGGAGAACGACGAACGGATCTTCGTCGGCACCGTGCGCGATGTGACCGCCGAACACGACGCGCAGGCCCGCGATCAGGCCGCCTCACGCCTGGCGACCGCGGTCGGCGCGGCGACGAGCATGGTGGAGGTCCTCGCCGTCGGGCTCGACGAGCTGCGCCGGACGATGGGCGCCGAGACCGCGCTGGTCGCGATCTGGCCGAGCCGGACCGGACGCCCCGACGTGTACTCCTGCGGGGTGAACCCGACGCGCGGAGAAGGCGAGCCCGCGCCCGAAACCACCGGCGTGGCACCACAATTCACCGCCGCGCCGATGCGGCAGAGCGGTCCGCGCGCGGACGGCCCCGTCGTGCTCGACGACGACACCCAGGCCCTGCTCGATCGCTCGCGCAGGCAATCGGCCCGTGGTCTGTCGGCCATCACCGGCGACGAGGGCGGGGTCGACGCGGTCGTCGCACCGCTCGGCGAGACCGGTGACGCGGCGCTGTGGGTGCGCTTCGGCGCGCCGCGCGCGGTGAGCGCCGCCGACTGGGCGCTGTACTCACTGCTCGTCGGTCACCTCAGCGTGGCACTGCAGCGTGCCCGCAACTTCGACCAGGCGCGCGCCACCTCGCTCACCCTGCAGCGGGCGATGCTCGGACCGATCGAACTGCCGCCGCGGTTCTCGGTGCACTACGAACCCGCCCTGCCCCCGCTAGAGATCGGCGGCGACTGGTACGACGTGGTGCCGTTGCGTGACGGCACCATCGGCGTCGTCGTCGGCGACTGCGTCGGCCGTGGTCTGTCGGCCGCGGTGGTGATGGGCCAATTGCGTACCGCCGCACGGGCTCTGCTGCTGCGCGGCGCCGGACCGGCACAGCTGCTCGCCGAACTCGACGCCGTGGCCTCCCGGATTCCGGGCGCCATGTGTACGACGGTGTGCGCGGCGGTGCTCGACCCCGAACGCGGGATGGTGCGGTACTCGAACGCGGGCCACATGCCGCCCGTCCTCGCACCGCCCGGCGGGCCGGGCCGCATCCTCGAGGGCGGACGCGCGGTCCCCCTGGCGACCTTCGACACCCCGCGCAGGCCCGAGGCCACGACGGCGCTCCCGCCCGGGGCCACCCTGGTGCTGTTCACCGACGGCCTCGTCGAGCAGCGCGGGTACGACATCGCCGAAGGCTTCGTCAAGATCGCCGAAGTGCTCAGCGAAACCGGTGCCGCACTCCCCCGCGACGTCGCCGACGCGGTGCTGTCGCGGCTGTGCCCGCCCGCGGGCTACGACGACGACGTCGCCATGGTCGTCTACCGCCAGCCCCCGGAGCCGCTGAGCCTGGACTTCCCCGCCGCCGCCACCGAACTGGCCGGGGTGCGCCGCGGCCTCTACCGGTGGTTCGCCACCGCCGCGGTTCCGCACGATTTGGCCGCCGACCTCGTCGCGGCCGCCAACGAGGCGTGCAGCAACAGCGTCGAACACGCCTACCGCGACACCGAACCGGGCCGCGTGAGCCTGACCGCCCGCTGCGACGGTGACCGGGTGGTCCTGGAGATCTCCGACAGCGGCGACTGGATCCCCACCCCCACCGATCCCGGCTATCGCGGTCGCGGCGTCGAGATGATGCGGGTGCTCACCGAGGATCTCACCTTCGACCACGACGAGAGCGGCACCCGGGTTCGCATGTGGGTGACCTTGCCCTCGATCACCTTCCCCACCGCGAACCCGCTGCGCGCCTCGTCACGACCACCGACGGTCAGTTCCCGGCAGAACTCGTTCTGA
- a CDS encoding SpoIIE family protein phosphatase, with the protein MEWSTAGRALPGQDVSGDRALVLDTGAGVLFAVLDGLGHGAPAAEAADRATVILTENCGEPLDVLMVLCHRAMVETRGAAVSLALIEPGETLQWLGVGNVDSRLLTLGPAGPELRATMLLTGGIVGYRLPSHLQPQTLPIRPGDLLLMATDGIVAVGPESLDLAKPATAIAGDLLARDAKDTDDALVLAARFRGPCP; encoded by the coding sequence ATGGAGTGGTCGACGGCCGGTCGGGCACTGCCCGGCCAGGACGTCTCCGGTGACCGCGCGCTCGTGCTCGACACCGGCGCCGGGGTGCTGTTCGCGGTGCTCGACGGGCTCGGTCACGGCGCGCCCGCAGCCGAGGCGGCTGATCGCGCGACGGTCATCCTCACCGAGAACTGTGGCGAACCGCTGGATGTGCTGATGGTGCTCTGCCATCGCGCGATGGTCGAAACACGGGGCGCGGCAGTGTCATTGGCACTGATCGAGCCGGGTGAGACGCTGCAATGGCTCGGTGTGGGCAACGTCGATTCGCGACTGCTCACTCTCGGCCCCGCGGGCCCGGAGCTGCGGGCCACGATGCTGCTCACCGGGGGCATCGTCGGCTACCGGCTGCCCTCGCACCTGCAGCCGCAGACGCTGCCGATCCGCCCCGGCGATCTGTTGCTGATGGCGACCGACGGGATCGTCGCGGTCGGCCCGGAATCGCTGGACCTGGCCAAACCGGCCACCGCCATCGCGGGCGATCTGCTCGCCCGCGACGCGAAGGACACCGACGACGCGCTGGTGCTCGCGGCGCGTTTCCGTGGGCCGTGCCCGTGA
- a CDS encoding ATP-binding protein codes for MAAEQVAIAVKVSEDIVTARQAGSELAGDLGFTLTDRTMISTAISEIARNITSYAGSGEIRLLIDLREGRRALVIQAEDQGPGIRDIPRALEDGYSTGRGLGLGLPGARRLMDRLTIDSAPGRGTLIEMWKWVPDVA; via the coding sequence GTGGCCGCTGAGCAGGTGGCTATCGCGGTCAAGGTGTCCGAGGACATCGTCACCGCCCGGCAGGCCGGGAGCGAGCTGGCCGGTGACCTCGGTTTCACCCTCACCGACCGCACCATGATCTCCACCGCCATCTCCGAGATCGCCCGCAACATCACCAGTTACGCGGGCAGCGGCGAGATCAGGTTGCTCATCGACCTGCGCGAGGGTCGCCGCGCGCTGGTCATCCAAGCCGAGGACCAGGGTCCCGGCATCCGCGACATTCCCCGCGCGCTGGAAGACGGCTATTCCACCGGCCGCGGACTCGGACTCGGACTGCCCGGCGCGCGCAGGCTGATGGACCGCCTCACCATCGATTCCGCCCCGGGCCGCGGGACGTTGATCGAGATGTGGAAGTGGGTACCCGACGTTGCATGA
- a CDS encoding STAS domain-containing protein produces MPVPILKQGTYLIASVQSALTDADTERLQDDLMKQVSRYRATGIIVDVTAIDVMDSFAARSLRTIAHMTQLRGAETVIVGLQPEVAFAMVQLGLTFEDMHTALDLEEGLSWLNRHPRRRDGRDSGR; encoded by the coding sequence ATGCCGGTACCTATTCTCAAGCAGGGCACGTACCTGATCGCCTCGGTACAGTCGGCCCTGACCGACGCCGACACCGAGCGGCTACAGGACGACCTGATGAAGCAGGTCAGTCGCTATCGCGCGACCGGCATCATCGTCGACGTCACCGCCATCGATGTGATGGACTCCTTCGCCGCGCGCTCGTTGCGCACCATCGCGCACATGACCCAGTTGCGCGGCGCGGAGACGGTCATCGTCGGGCTACAACCCGAGGTCGCCTTCGCCATGGTGCAACTGGGCCTTACATTCGAAGACATGCACACCGCGCTGGATCTCGAGGAAGGCCTCTCCTGGCTGAATCGGCACCCGCGGCGACGAGACGGTCGCGACAGTGGCCGCTGA
- a CDS encoding STAS domain-containing protein — MSEVSTSLSADSLPAQPLDNLLPQLVEHLRQNRTGLREEWARRITEAELLTAMTPEEIFSEATSMYDNYVEVLVTGSVEALQAYARDLSERIIPRGVETDEVIGIVLLLRDVLARSLFEKYQSNFELLNRVLDAYEPAANRIANTVAVSFVQERERVISRQQEAIRELSTPVLQVREQLLILPIIGVLDSQRARQLTEQLLRAIRANRAKVVVIDITGVPAIDSVVANHLVQTVDASGLMGASVIITGLSSEIALTLVTIGLDLSKMNAVGDLQGGIEEAERLLGYEVSRVTERLSERDGR; from the coding sequence ATGTCCGAGGTGTCCACGAGTCTTTCGGCGGATTCGCTGCCGGCGCAACCGCTCGACAATCTGCTCCCGCAGCTGGTCGAGCACCTGCGGCAGAACCGCACCGGGCTGCGGGAAGAGTGGGCACGGCGCATCACCGAAGCCGAACTGCTGACCGCGATGACCCCGGAGGAGATCTTCTCCGAGGCGACGTCGATGTACGACAACTACGTCGAGGTGCTCGTCACCGGTAGCGTCGAGGCACTGCAGGCCTACGCCCGCGACCTGTCCGAGCGCATCATTCCGCGAGGCGTCGAGACCGACGAGGTCATCGGCATCGTGCTGCTGCTGCGCGACGTGCTGGCCCGCAGCCTCTTCGAGAAGTACCAGTCCAACTTCGAGCTGCTCAACCGCGTGCTCGACGCCTACGAACCGGCCGCCAACCGCATCGCCAACACCGTGGCCGTGTCGTTCGTGCAGGAACGCGAGCGCGTCATCAGCCGCCAGCAAGAGGCCATCCGCGAGCTGTCCACCCCGGTTCTGCAGGTCCGCGAGCAGCTGCTCATCCTGCCGATCATCGGTGTGCTCGACTCCCAGCGTGCCCGCCAGCTCACCGAGCAGCTGCTGCGCGCCATCCGCGCCAATCGCGCCAAGGTGGTCGTCATCGACATCACCGGTGTGCCCGCCATCGACTCCGTGGTGGCCAACCACCTCGTGCAGACCGTCGACGCGTCCGGCCTGATGGGCGCCAGCGTCATCATCACCGGCCTGTCCTCGGAGATCGCCCTGACCCTGGTGACCATCGGCCTCGATCTGTCCAAGATGAACGCGGTCGGCGACCTGCAGGGCGGTATCGAAGAGGCCGAGCGTCTCCTCGGCTACGAGGTCTCCCGGGTGACCGAGCGCTTGAGCGAGCGGGACGGGCGCTGA
- the mftR gene encoding mycofactocin system transcriptional regulator (MftR, the mycofactocin system transcriptional regulator, is an uncharacterized TetR family DNA-binding transcription factor. Its role is inferred by context. It occurs as part of the biosynthesis locus for mycofactocin, a partially characterized electron carrier derived from the terminal Val-Tyr dipeptide of the precursor peptide MftA, through a radical SAM enzyme-mediated process.) — protein sequence MSAPPSRAPMSTPKQPGHRGRPPRTTRRQLEVIAMKLFAEHGFDDVTVERIAAEAGVSERTFFRYFPSKAEVLWHQFDNEVDDLRAAFAAVPGDEPMMAAVRRIVVAANRYRPEDIPELRTRMRLVSGVPALSAGAGAHYDAWEHAVGEFAASRLGAGAGDLIPLAIGRTTLAAARAAFDAWLERGDTDLTVYLDRALRALERGFAPE from the coding sequence ATGTCCGCCCCGCCTTCGCGCGCACCGATGTCGACTCCGAAGCAACCGGGGCACCGCGGGCGTCCGCCCCGCACCACGCGGCGCCAGCTCGAGGTGATCGCGATGAAACTGTTCGCCGAGCACGGGTTCGACGACGTCACCGTGGAGCGCATCGCCGCCGAAGCCGGCGTCAGCGAGCGCACCTTCTTCCGCTACTTCCCGAGCAAGGCCGAAGTGCTGTGGCACCAGTTCGACAACGAGGTCGACGACCTGCGCGCCGCGTTCGCCGCGGTGCCCGGCGACGAGCCGATGATGGCGGCCGTGCGCCGCATCGTGGTGGCGGCCAACCGTTATCGTCCCGAGGACATCCCCGAACTGCGCACCAGGATGCGGCTGGTCTCCGGTGTCCCCGCCCTCTCGGCGGGCGCGGGGGCGCACTACGACGCGTGGGAACACGCCGTCGGCGAGTTCGCCGCGAGCCGCCTCGGCGCCGGCGCGGGCGATCTGATCCCCCTCGCCATCGGGCGCACCACCCTGGCCGCCGCGCGGGCGGCTTTCGATGCCTGGCTCGAGCGCGGTGACACCGATCTCACCGTCTATCTGGACCGGGCGCTGCGCGCGCTGGAACGCGGGTTCGCCCCGGAATAG
- the mftE gene encoding mycofactocin biosynthesis peptidyl-dipeptidase MftE produces the protein MFVAHLTSPEAGERAAAGVILVIPLGATEQHGPHLPLSTDSDIASAVCRRAAAQRGDLLIAPAVAYGASGEHAGFAGTLSIGQAALELLVVELCRSATDTFSRIVLVNGHGGNVETLRRAVASLRSESRDVRLFSPGYGGDPHAGRTETSIQLALRPDLVRAELAEPGDRRPLAELLPLLRAGGVRACSPNGILGDPTGSNADEGAGLLGIATTALLEDLRRWWPQDHEEGPR, from the coding sequence ATGTTCGTGGCGCACCTCACATCGCCCGAGGCAGGTGAGCGCGCCGCCGCGGGAGTGATCCTGGTCATCCCCCTCGGCGCGACCGAGCAGCACGGCCCCCATCTGCCGCTCTCGACCGACAGCGACATCGCGTCGGCGGTGTGCCGGCGAGCCGCGGCCCAGCGTGGCGATCTGCTCATCGCGCCCGCCGTGGCCTACGGGGCCAGCGGCGAGCACGCGGGCTTCGCGGGCACCCTGTCGATCGGTCAGGCGGCGCTGGAACTGCTCGTCGTGGAACTGTGCCGCTCGGCCACGGACACGTTCTCGCGGATCGTGCTGGTCAACGGGCACGGCGGCAACGTGGAAACGCTGCGCCGCGCCGTGGCGTCGCTGCGCTCGGAATCGCGTGACGTGCGCCTGTTCTCGCCCGGCTACGGCGGTGACCCGCACGCCGGGCGCACCGAGACCTCGATCCAGCTCGCGCTGCGCCCCGACCTGGTGCGCGCCGAACTGGCCGAACCGGGAGACCGCCGCCCGCTGGCCGAACTGCTGCCGCTGTTGCGCGCGGGCGGCGTGCGGGCGTGTAGCCCCAACGGAATCCTCGGCGACCCCACCGGATCGAACGCCGACGAAGGGGCGGGCCTGCTGGGGATCGCCACTACCGCATTGCTGGAAGACCTGCGCCGATGGTGGCCGCAGGATCATGAGGAAGGACCCCGATGA
- the mftD gene encoding pre-mycofactocin synthase MftD (MftD, an enzyme found in the mycofactocin biosynthesis locus, performs an oxidative deamination of 3-amino-5-[(p-hydroxyphenyl)methyl]-4,4-dimethyl-2-pyrrolidinone (AHDP). The resulting compound, now called pre-mycofactocin (PMFT), is a biologically active redox cofactor that can oxidize the non-exchangeable NADH of TIGR03971 family SDR-type oxidoreductases.), producing MNPWFETVAEAQRRARKRLPKSVYGALIAGSERGQTIEDNQTAFTELGFAPHCAGPIGDRDQSTTVLGQQISMPVLISPTGVQAVHPDGEVAVARAAAARGIAMGLSSFASKPVEDVIAANPATLFQLYWCGDKEQILERMARAKKAGAVGLILTLDWSFSHGRDWGSPVIPESLNLRTMMKFAPQTLARPRWLATYLRSGSIPDLTAPNMAIGGGAAPGFFGAYGEWMQTPAPDWDDVAWICAQWDGPVLLKGVMRVDDALRAVDAGVAGISVSNHGGNNLDGTPAAIRALPVLADAVGDQIEVLLDGGIRRGSDVVKAVALGARAVLIGRASLWGLAANGQAGVENVLDILRGGIDSALLGLRKTSITDLTRDDIIVPAGFERALGVGSTQKNSGDLDFATNGTVVSGAASG from the coding sequence ATGAATCCCTGGTTCGAGACCGTTGCCGAGGCGCAGCGGCGCGCCCGCAAGCGCCTGCCGAAGTCGGTGTACGGCGCGCTGATCGCCGGATCCGAACGCGGACAGACCATCGAAGACAACCAGACCGCCTTCACCGAACTCGGTTTCGCCCCGCACTGCGCGGGCCCGATCGGCGACCGCGACCAATCCACCACGGTGCTCGGTCAGCAGATTTCCATGCCGGTGCTGATCTCGCCGACCGGCGTGCAGGCCGTGCACCCCGATGGTGAGGTCGCCGTCGCCCGCGCCGCGGCCGCGCGCGGCATCGCCATGGGGCTCAGCTCTTTCGCGAGCAAGCCCGTCGAGGACGTCATCGCGGCCAACCCGGCGACCCTGTTCCAGCTGTACTGGTGTGGCGACAAGGAGCAGATCCTCGAGCGGATGGCCAGGGCGAAGAAGGCAGGCGCGGTCGGTCTGATCCTCACCCTGGACTGGTCGTTCTCGCACGGTCGCGACTGGGGCAGCCCGGTGATCCCGGAATCGCTGAACCTGCGCACGATGATGAAATTCGCGCCGCAGACCCTGGCGCGCCCCCGCTGGCTCGCGACCTACCTGCGCTCGGGCAGCATCCCCGACCTCACCGCGCCGAACATGGCCATCGGCGGCGGCGCGGCTCCCGGGTTCTTCGGCGCCTACGGCGAATGGATGCAGACCCCGGCACCCGATTGGGACGATGTCGCCTGGATCTGCGCGCAGTGGGACGGCCCGGTGCTGCTCAAGGGCGTGATGCGGGTCGACGACGCCCTGCGCGCGGTCGACGCCGGCGTCGCGGGCATCTCGGTGTCCAACCACGGCGGCAACAATCTCGACGGCACTCCCGCCGCGATCCGCGCACTGCCGGTGCTCGCCGACGCGGTGGGCGACCAGATCGAGGTGCTCCTCGACGGCGGCATCCGGCGCGGCAGCGATGTCGTCAAGGCCGTGGCGCTGGGTGCGCGCGCGGTGCTGATCGGGCGCGCCTCCCTGTGGGGCCTCGCGGCCAACGGTCAGGCCGGTGTCGAGAACGTGCTCGACATCCTGCGCGGCGGTATCGATTCGGCGTTGCTGGGGCTGCGCAAGACTTCGATCACCGACCTGACCCGCGACGACATCATCGTTCCCGCCGGTTTCGAACGCGCGCTGGGCGTGGGTTCGACCCAAAAGAACTCCGGTGACCTGGATTTCGCTACCAACGGAACAGTCGTGAGCGGCGCCGCTTCTGGATAG
- a CDS encoding MarR family winged helix-turn-helix transcriptional regulator has product MTDPQWLDDVEMRAWLGYVRTRDLIAAAIGRDAGRAANLSYVEYSVLVYLADAPGQRLTFADLACALEWSQSRLSHQITRMQKRGLVSRETMPHDQRRTVARLTPTGGQLLTTAAPAHVRSVRKHMIDVLDRDQLATLAEIYDVLVDHHRGAKSAEPLGRLQTTAPGED; this is encoded by the coding sequence GTGACCGATCCACAGTGGCTCGATGATGTCGAAATGCGTGCCTGGCTGGGCTATGTCCGGACCCGCGACCTGATCGCCGCGGCGATCGGGCGCGACGCCGGCCGGGCAGCGAACCTGAGCTATGTCGAATATTCCGTCCTGGTCTATCTGGCCGACGCGCCGGGCCAGCGGCTCACCTTCGCCGATCTGGCCTGCGCGCTCGAATGGTCGCAGAGCCGGCTCTCGCATCAGATCACCCGCATGCAGAAGCGCGGCCTGGTCTCGCGCGAGACGATGCCGCACGACCAGCGCCGGACCGTGGCCAGGCTGACCCCGACCGGCGGGCAACTGCTCACCACGGCCGCGCCCGCGCATGTGCGCAGCGTGCGCAAACACATGATCGATGTCCTCGACCGCGACCAGCTCGCGACCCTCGCGGAAATCTACGACGTGCTCGTCGACCATCATCGCGGCGCGAAGTCGGCCGAACCGCTCGGCCGGCTGCAAACCACCGCGCCCGGCGAGGACTAG